In Bradyrhizobium erythrophlei, a single genomic region encodes these proteins:
- a CDS encoding L,D-transpeptidase family protein has translation MTTAAFGAEMGPEAINSAAPAGKTIPNDKPTPFVVRLEVLLDRAHFSPGEIDGKFGQNARKALRAYAEAQRLPSSDAVTEDVWKRLQADDRQTTVNYTLTEKDVAGPFLRRLPSKMEAMKDIPHLSFASAREGLAEKFHMSEQLLSMLNPRQHFDRVGDTIVVVDTTRDSASLKAERVEVNKSGQTVKLFDKSNALIGFFPATVGSEEKPSPTGTLRVTEIDRNPTYRYNPDYHFKGVHTRKPFTIKPGPNNPVGTVWINLSADGYGIHGTPSPGDVSKAESHGCVRLTNWDAETVADSVAKGTRVTFVDEP, from the coding sequence ATGACGACTGCTGCGTTTGGCGCCGAGATGGGGCCGGAGGCGATTAACAGCGCTGCGCCGGCTGGCAAGACCATTCCGAACGACAAGCCAACTCCGTTCGTGGTCAGGCTCGAGGTTCTGCTGGACCGCGCACATTTCTCGCCGGGAGAGATCGACGGCAAATTCGGACAGAACGCAAGGAAGGCTCTCCGCGCCTACGCAGAGGCTCAACGACTACCGAGTTCTGACGCCGTGACCGAGGATGTCTGGAAACGGCTTCAGGCCGACGATCGGCAGACGACCGTGAACTACACGCTCACCGAAAAAGATGTCGCCGGTCCCTTCCTTCGCAGGCTGCCGTCGAAAATGGAGGCGATGAAGGACATTCCGCACCTGAGTTTTGCGAGCGCGCGGGAAGGGCTGGCGGAAAAGTTTCACATGAGCGAGCAGTTGCTTTCGATGCTCAATCCCAGGCAGCATTTCGATCGCGTGGGCGATACTATCGTCGTCGTCGACACAACTCGCGACTCGGCTTCGCTGAAGGCGGAGCGGGTGGAAGTCAACAAAAGCGGGCAAACCGTGAAGCTTTTCGACAAGTCGAACGCGCTGATCGGATTTTTCCCGGCGACCGTCGGCAGCGAAGAGAAGCCGTCCCCGACCGGCACCTTGAGGGTGACCGAAATCGATCGTAACCCCACCTACCGCTATAATCCCGATTATCATTTCAAGGGCGTGCATACCCGCAAACCCTTCACCATCAAGCCAGGTCCCAACAACCCTGTCGGCACGGTCTGGATCAACCTCTCTGCTGATGGCTATGGCATCCATGGCACGCCGTCACCGGGTGATGTCTCCAAGGCAGAATCTCACGGCTGTGTGCGTCTGACGAACTGGGACGCCGAAACGGTTGCAGACAGCGTCGCGAAAGGCACGAGAGTGACGTTTGTCGACGAGCCATGA
- a CDS encoding MmgE/PrpD family protein, which translates to MKLTRRRVLHLGAGATALPFAVTMPAILASQHAEAATIPAANGAPPLARRLADYALGLRYEDLDSATIERVRIHLIDSLGCGIAALNEGAVRICREIALPVSGPSTVIGTASRTTAELAAFANGAAIRYLDFNDTYAGKTFAVHPSDNIAPCLAVAEVEHASAQELITVIVIGYEVNCRLTDAFDISARGWDPPIFGLPAVALATGRLMKLTGEQLTHAVGLAINDHIPLGLTRAGDLSEWKGVAVAEAGRNAVFATRLARAGLTGPAPIFEGKAGLFQQVTGAADIDVASFGGRDKPFRMNDCILKPYPAVIYTQTAIVAAIEAAKEIGALDQITGIDVATTRSGYQRTGSEPEKWDPKTRETADHSLPYMIARAMLDGDITPESFAEAKFRDPKILAFMQKIKVTEDPALTARTGGAVPTRITATLASGKTITREVDHAPGFAARPMTRADVERKFRGNVGAHWPKAQTEANLKSLWAIDQASDIGALLGNLAVA; encoded by the coding sequence ATGAAGCTGACCCGCCGCAGAGTCCTGCATCTTGGCGCCGGCGCGACCGCGCTTCCGTTCGCCGTGACGATGCCGGCGATCCTCGCGTCGCAACACGCGGAAGCCGCCACTATTCCGGCAGCAAATGGCGCGCCTCCCCTCGCCCGGCGGCTCGCCGACTATGCGCTTGGCCTGCGCTACGAGGACCTCGATTCTGCGACGATCGAGCGGGTCAGGATTCACCTGATCGATTCACTGGGCTGCGGCATCGCCGCGCTGAACGAGGGCGCCGTGCGCATCTGCCGCGAGATCGCGCTGCCGGTCTCCGGACCTTCCACCGTCATCGGCACCGCCAGCCGTACCACGGCCGAGCTTGCGGCCTTTGCCAATGGCGCCGCCATCCGCTATCTCGACTTCAACGATACCTATGCCGGCAAGACTTTTGCGGTACATCCGAGCGACAACATCGCGCCGTGCCTTGCGGTCGCGGAAGTCGAACACGCCAGCGCGCAGGAGCTGATCACGGTGATCGTCATCGGCTATGAGGTGAATTGCCGGCTCACCGATGCGTTCGACATCTCCGCGCGCGGCTGGGACCCGCCGATTTTTGGCCTGCCCGCCGTGGCGCTCGCGACCGGGCGGCTGATGAAGCTCACGGGCGAACAACTGACACACGCCGTCGGGCTTGCCATCAACGATCACATTCCGCTCGGACTGACGCGCGCCGGCGACCTCTCGGAGTGGAAAGGCGTCGCGGTGGCTGAAGCCGGCCGCAATGCCGTGTTCGCAACCAGGCTGGCGCGCGCCGGCCTGACCGGCCCCGCGCCGATCTTCGAAGGCAAGGCCGGCCTGTTCCAGCAGGTGACTGGCGCAGCCGACATCGACGTCGCAAGCTTCGGCGGACGCGACAAGCCGTTCCGGATGAACGACTGCATCCTGAAACCCTATCCGGCCGTGATCTACACCCAGACGGCGATCGTCGCGGCGATCGAAGCCGCCAAGGAAATCGGCGCACTCGACCAGATCACGGGAATCGACGTCGCGACCACGCGCAGCGGTTATCAGAGAACCGGCAGCGAGCCGGAGAAATGGGACCCCAAGACGCGGGAAACCGCCGACCACAGCCTGCCCTACATGATCGCACGCGCCATGCTCGACGGCGACATCACGCCCGAAAGTTTTGCGGAAGCCAAATTCCGCGATCCAAAAATTCTCGCCTTCATGCAGAAGATCAAAGTTACCGAGGACCCTGCACTGACGGCACGCACCGGCGGCGCGGTGCCGACGCGCATCACCGCGACCCTGGCCAGCGGTAAGACGATCACGCGCGAGGTCGATCACGCGCCGGGCTTTGCGGCCAGACCGATGACAAGGGCCGACGTCGAGCGGAAATTCCGCGGCAATGTCGGCGCGCATTGGCCAAAGGCGCAGACCGAAGCAAATTTGAAATCGCTCTGGGCGATCGATCAGGCGAGCGACATTGGCGCACTGCTCGGCAACCTGGCTGTCGCGTAG
- a CDS encoding MarR family winged helix-turn-helix transcriptional regulator, whose product MTEPTQEQVDQLTRAFELFTRRFKVAEAAAAADNALNALDAQTLVFIGDNPGCGIGDVARYLNVAMTTMSSAIDRLVRKDLVERGRPEEDRRSAALTATGAGRQAIEDHIAAYREACRMMLRSLDPKEQRELIRLTEKISRSGS is encoded by the coding sequence ATGACCGAGCCGACCCAAGAGCAAGTCGACCAGCTGACGCGCGCTTTCGAGCTGTTCACGCGCCGCTTCAAGGTGGCGGAGGCGGCGGCCGCGGCCGACAATGCGCTCAACGCGCTGGACGCCCAGACGCTGGTGTTCATCGGCGACAATCCCGGTTGCGGCATCGGCGATGTCGCGCGTTATCTCAACGTTGCGATGACGACGATGTCATCCGCCATCGACCGGCTGGTGCGGAAAGATCTGGTCGAGCGCGGGCGGCCCGAGGAAGATCGCCGTTCGGCGGCGCTGACCGCAACCGGCGCGGGACGGCAGGCGATCGAGGATCACATCGCGGCCTATCGCGAAGCCTGCCGCATGATGCTGCGTTCGCTCGATCCAAAGGAACAACGCGAACTGATCCGGCTGACGGAAAAGATCTCCAGATCGGGGTCTTGA